The following are from one region of the Anguilla rostrata isolate EN2019 chromosome 7, ASM1855537v3, whole genome shotgun sequence genome:
- the LOC135258869 gene encoding suppressor of cytokine signaling 2-like, with amino-acid sequence MTCHSSDSAETIENERGSETESGVVDSDHNRIAAAVRDLKKTGWYWGRLTANEAKRILQNTPEGTFLLRDSSQRDYLFTISAVTSAGPTNLRIEYRDGQFKLDSVLLMNPQLKRFDSVVHLVEHYVLLSRTLGRGAAAAAKPSPSPSPAPPPSSSPAPPNGAVRLLMTTPVYAAVPSLQHLCRVSINRASARVRDLPLPGRLRDYLTDYAYHV; translated from the exons ATGACCTGCCATTCCTCCGACTCCGCTGAAACGATCGAGAACGAGAGGGGATCAGAGACCGAATCTGGAGTGGTAGATTCCGATCATAACAGAATCGCTGCCGCGGTGAGGGATCTGAAAAAGACAG GTTGGTACTGGGGCCGCCTGACGGCCAATGAAGCCAAGCGGATCCTCCAGAACACGCCCGAGGGCACGTTCCTGTTGCGGGACAGCTCCCAACGGGACTACCTCTTCACCATCTCGGCCGTCACCTCCGCGGGCCCCACCAACCTGCGCATCGAGTACCGAGACGGCCAGTTCAAGCTGGACTCGGTGCTGCTGATGAACCCGCAGCTGAAGCGTTTCGACAGCGTGGTGCACCTGGTGGAACACTACGTCCTCCTGTCCCGGACCTTGGGCAggggcgccgccgccgccgccaagccctccccgtccccgtccccggccccgcccccctcctcgtccccggccccgcccaacGGCGCCGTGCGGCTGCTCATGACCACGCCCGTCTACGCGGCCGTGCCCTCCCTGCAGCACCTCTGCCGCGTGTCCATCAACAGGGCCAGCGCGCGGGTGCGAGACCTGCCCCTGCCCGGCAGGCTCCGGGACTACCTGACGGATTACGCGTACCACGTGTGA